DNA sequence from the Penicillium psychrofluorescens genome assembly, chromosome: 3 genome:
ACTACGGAGTCACCTTCCCCGTGCTGGGTAAGCTGGACGTCAACGGCGAgtcggcggcgccggtgtgGAAGTGGATGAAGGAGCAAAAGCCCGGCGTTATGGGGTACAAACCTGTGAAGTGGAATTTTGAGAAGTTTTTGATTTCGGCGGACGGGAAGGTTGTTGCGCGCTGGGCGACATTCACGAAGCCTGAGTCTTTGGAGGATTCTattgtcaaggagatcgagaaggcgaagaaggagggGACGCTGGCTtcggcgcaggcgcagaaGGGGGCTGAGGCCGCCAAGTTGTCGTGATATCCGTTTGGTTGTTCTGTGTCTTTTCTTGTAACTATCTCTAATACTTAGTATATCCTTCGCGAGGTTATTACGAAGTCTATGACAATAAACGCTTCGTTAATGTTTCCGAATCCTTGAGCAAGCAAGAACCGATCCTGATAGATTCATTGATCTTTTTTATATTACGCTCTCCCCGCAATTTGGTTTCAAGCGACACCACTGCCTTTGGGAATTAGATTTCGCAGGGACAGGTCATACACCACGTCCTCGACTTTCTTGAGCTGTAGAGATAGATACAAACGTCAGCATTGAAGCGACACGGGATGGATTGGACTCACGCTGTACTTGATTCCATCACTCCTCTTGCGCAGAATGTCATTCTTCAGGTTCAATAGCTGGAAGCCCGCAAAGAGATCCTTGATGAAGTTTGCAATCTGGAGGGGGCGTGTGTAGTCACCCAGGGTGACCGAGTTGACTGCCAGACGGGACTAGAAGCGAATTAGCCAACTCCAATAACGTGGGCGTCAAAAGGCTAACCAATTCCTCGACCATAGCAATGAGCGCGAGGAGATACTCCTCGATCGTCAAATGGAAGGCATCCTGTTCCTTGAGGTTCACCGGAACTGCCCCCGAGTTAATATCATTCCCATGCCGAATTCAAAATGAAAGAACACCTACTCTCCAAGAACTTCCCAACCTCCTCGATAGTCATGAACGAACCCGCCTTGTACTCCTGCAGTCCTCCCAACCAGGAGCACAGTTCGATGGAGGTGACCTGTACGTAGCCGGTCAGTCAAAGATGAAACATGACAAAAAAGATCCCAGACCGACCAGGTTCTGCAATTCCCGCGACCACACCCCATTGTACTTGTAGAAGGGGTGTTTATTGGCCACGGCGTTCAGACGCGCGACTTCTTGCTTCTGGGCGAGGATTTCCGTGGTGACATTGTCCAGCACGGGTTTCACTGGTTGGGTTAGTGATATCGCCCGACAAAAGAGACAAAGGGATTGAGTGTAGAGAATGGAATCATGGTACTTGGAATGGACATACGCTGATCAGCTGGCGTCGAATGAGCTCGAGCTAAGACTGCTTGGGTCGACCGCCCTGTAGGACGTCAGTTTTactgtctttctctctctctctatctctctctctgcaGCTTAGAGAAGACAGACCTTTCCTAGCCAGAGTCTGCACAATTTCGTGCAATTCCTATGTCGCGCATTGTTAGCTTCATCAAGCTGGGGGTGACGACTCGGATTTTCATCGGGCTTGGCACGCGCCAGATTCCACGGTCAACTGGAAAGAAAGGCTTACATCCCGAACGGAGGTCTCCTCGTCGATTTTGgtctggagatcctcgaAAATGCGTTGGTCGATCATCGTGTTGGTGGCGTGGTGGGGTGGAGGATAAAAAagagcgatgaagatgggtTGGTTGTTTGCAAGGGGCGGGAGACTGGGTTACGTCAATCATTCACAGTCAACACGCAGAGCATACAGATGGACGGTCTGTACTGTCGAGATTTTGTCTTGCTTTTTATTCTCGAGCTTGCTGGGTAGACTCTAGCAATTTACATTTGGATCGCACACTCCGCAGATAGCGTGCgcaaagatatatatttacAGATAGACACTTGCACTTAGTCTACAGGAAATATCACTCATGATGAACACACACCATACATCTACCTTCATCGGAAAAGCTTCCTCTCCATAATTCTAAATCATTATCATAACATCATGACCAAAAACCACCACCTCAACGCCAACACTCAGTACCGGTATCTCGTCGAGTAATCTGCACAACCCGATCAGCAAGGCGATTCATTCGACAAATGCCACCAAATCTCTTACCTTTTGGACTGATAACCAAACCACGTCCCTTCTTCGCGCCCTTGTAGATCGTTTCAATAATATCGATCAGCTCCTGCTTATCCTCCAGCACCCAGTTGAGCTTGTTATTGTTTCCCGTGCCGAAATCGCACATCATGTGTTTATTGCGGTAGAAGAACATGATGGTCATGGGGTCGTAGAGCTCGTACATGGTGTTGAAGTCGGGCACCTCGTCGACGTCGCAGAGGTAGATGACGGCGAAATCTGCATCAAAAACTGGGTTCGTTGCTGgatttcttcttggagaggggagggggtgggAGACGTACTTTTCACGCGCTCGGCGATCTTGTAGAGGACTTCATCTTGTTGGATGCCTGTATGACGAATGGTTTAGTGAgtcttcttttcttttgtcgGGGTGGCGAGCAGGACCGCGGGGACTTACATTCGCGATCGTGGTCACGGCCGAACCGGATCACCACGAGCCGTTCTTCCTCGGAGAGAATGGCCTGGTCGACGTGCCAGGCGGTCCGTAGATGAGGTAGGACGATCGAGCCCATGGTGGCGACGTGGTGGGCGCTGGGAGTGGCGTGGGATGGTGAGAGAGGAAGCTTGATATCGGAAAAAGAGAGCAGCAGGTCATGTGATGGGCCGGAAAGGGCACCAAGGGACAGCGCGAAGGTAGAGCTCTAGAGATCGAGGCATGGAACTAACTACTACTACGCAGCACGGTTGTGACTATCAACTACCAACATTTTACATGGAGCACACGACAAAAGGTCGCCATCCACGCAGCCTTGCCCACGCGACACCAGTGACTCATCCAAGCTACTACTGACACACAGTCAAGACAAGAGAAACCTCTTCTCCAAACGCCTGGACCAGCCAGGACGAGAGATGAAAAGGGAGTTCGCATCGATCGGGGGTAGTGGAAGCCCGATGACACAGTGCGACGAGGCATGCGCAAGCACAGAGGCCAAGTCGCGAGATCCAAAAATGAGATTAATCAAAGTTGTTTTCCGTAGAAAACTTTCAGAGATTAAACTGAAAAGAACAGATACTACACTTGATCTAAGCCAATTGGCAAAGAGAgctggaaaagaaagaaaagaagaggaagggccGGGGGGCGGGCGCGCCTTTTATGTGCCCTGGGAGGTGGCCCGTGCGCCCTCGACGCCGCTAGTCTGGAATCCCTGGCTAAGCGGGCCAATCAGGGTGTACCACAAGCCCTATGCCCTAACAATCCCAATCGGGCTAGTGTCGCCCACCTTGCCGAGTGAATTTCTCGACCATTGAACATCCGCTGGTCTTGTCTCTCACACGCAGGATACTCACTTCTTTGCGTTCTCCCTCCCATTTCATTTACAATGGCTCCCGCTGCTGTACGTTGACACCCTCTATCGCTTTGCTGTTCCCCCCTCCCCAGGGGCAAGCCGGAGCAGTAGGCTAATCCGACATGCACCTATAGGCTCGTGGCCGCAAGGCCCAGAAGGTCACCAAGAAgttcatcatcaacgcctcGCAGCCCGCGAGCGACAAGATCTTCGACGTCGCCGCCTTCGAGAAGTTCCTGCACGACCGCATCAAGGTCGAGGGCCGTGTCGGCAACCTCGGCGACGACGTCGTCATCTCCCAGGCTGGTGATGGCAAGATCGAGGTCGTTGCGCACATCCCCTTCTCTGGTCGTTACCTCAAGTACCTGTacgttcttcttcgggctcTCTGGACAATTTGTCGCAAGGATGCTGACGGGCTCTCCCTCCAGGACCAAGAAGTAcctcaagaagcagcagctccgggaCTGGCTCCGCGTCGTCTCCACCTCCAAGGGTGTCTACGAGCTCCGCTTCTACAACGTCGTCaacgacgagggcgaggaggaggaggagtaaATCTCTCCTCGGAATCGCTGGTCCCTGCGCTAGTCACTGATCGAATGTTGCGTGTTGCATATACCGCTGTCGCCAGAACAGGAGCGAGCGCCATGTTGGGATTTGGTCGTTGATGATGTGTGGGAGATAGACAACAAAAAAAATACAAAAAGTTTATTCTACTCGGATGTTATGACCGACAGGGTTGGAATATGCCCCGAATGAATCTAATATCGGAAATGAATGTCATGTCTGTATATCCATTCATTGATATATTCTATATACTCTAGGGTATCTCCAAACGCAGATCGTAGATCGTAGACACGGAGATTCAGGTATAATCTTTGCTGCTCCTCTTCTGTCCAGCACCAGGCCCCAAAGCTGCCGGCGCAACCATCCGGCCCCCCTCAAAGCGCCatccctccttcttcaaccgcTTCCACTTCTCAGCCACCTTGACCCTCACCAAATCCCCCGTGGCAAGCGAGTCCTCCTTCGGATCATGCCCTCGCTCCCCACCGGTCTGGATGTCGCGGCCGAGAAACTTCCGTGCCAACGCCTTGAGACTCATGCGATTGGGGAGACGGCCTCGCGGGTGCGGATAGAGGAGGACGGTGTCGATGACGGTGGGGTGGATGATGCGACACACGTTGAGATCATTGTCAATGGCGTGGCCAAGGAGTGGTGTGTCGGGCTGTAGGAACTGAAAGAGTAGGGTTCGTGCTGCGGCGGGTGACTCGACTACCTGCAGGGAGGTAGCGGGTGTCTTGCTTTGCTTCTCGACGGACGAGCTGCGGTCCGGGGTGTAGGGTGTAGCAGAAGCGTAGTGTTCCGGAAAGACGCCCGAGTAGCGCGAGTTGAGATCGAGCACTTCGCCCATCGGCTTGACGAGGACATCGAGTAAGTCGTGGCCCTCAGGCCAGCTGATGGCCGTCAGCCGGATGAGCTCGAGGCCCAGTGTGGTGTAACCCATCTCGCAGTCGAAGCAGACTGGGTCTAGAGTGCCTTTCTCAGGCTGTGACGGCGTGGTCTCGAACTGAAGGATCGATGCGAGTCGTTTTGCTTCGGACACCTTGAACACGTGCGTCTTCGCTTTGGTGCAGCCGGGTGAGGTCCCCATGGTTTCACCGCAGCAGGGAAAATATGAGTCCGAGGAGCCGGTGATGTGGTCGGTGTGTTTGCGAGGAGGATAGATCGGCTTGCTCGGGTGGTAGGTACACTGCCCTCCGCCGGCCAAGACGCCGTCCTCACGGCGGCCGGGGAAGGCCTGAAACCGGCCGCCGCATCGATCACACTTCTCCCATCCCTTGGACTTGACGACGCCCTTCTTGGAAGTTTCAATCTCTGTCTGGGTGGGTGTTTTCGTGACATATCCGAACTCTTCAAGCCCGTTGAGCGGCGTCACCAGTTTGCGTGCAATCGAgatctcttctttgctgcTTAGACCGGTGTCGAGCGGATTTGCTTTCTGAGGCGATGGCTCAATCGGCTTGATTTTGTAGTACCGTGTATTCAAATGGGCCATGACCTCCTTGATCCAGTCCTCCTTGCTCATCTTGGTCAATTTCACAATGCGCAGTTTGATGACGTTGGAATACACCTCCGGGTTATCACGCGCGGtcttttcctcttcgtcgaGTGCCATGGTGACGAGCTCGTCCGGTGTCAAAATAAAGCACTGCTTCGAGTGGTCTTCGTCTTTTGCCGCCTTCTCATTCTggcccgccatggccgaatGCAGCTTCTTCAATATAGCAGATCGAACTGTATGTGTTGCTGGTGCCTTTTTGGTGAGCATTCGAGGGTTCAAGCTTTCTTTCGGAGCCTTCCTGGGAGGAAAGACCGCTGGTGAATAAGCAGAAGAGGTGCCAGTGTCAGTCTCCAAGGGCTTCGACGCTGTACgtgctgatggtggtggcgaGACCTTGCGAATGGCTGATTGTAGTACAGGGTTGTCATGACTGGATCTTTGAGGCTGCCCCCTTGGCACTGGTAGATTTGGCGTATTCCTGAGGAGAGATGGCGTTGCTGACTCGGCTGCTTGTGAACAAACTTGTCGAGTTGTTCCGAGTCTGGCTTTTTTGGAGACCGGTTGACCATCGGCCACCGGCGCGAGGGATTTTTCTGCCTCTCTCGTTTCTGGTATTTGCGGCTTCTGGTCCTTGTGAGAGAACAGACATGTCAAAAGAGAGCATTGCTGGCCCTTGGGACAGGGTACATCCCCAAACAAGCCGAGCGTGGTGAACATGGTCGCCCAGTGATGATAGAAGCTTGAATCCTATCAAGAAGCCTGTTGGCTTGCTACGCCCGGCGACGGGGACAAGCTGGTCGCAGGAGCGTTTGCGCTCATTAAGGAGATTATACGAGCTCAGTCTTCCAGAGACAGAGTATCTCAGAGAAGGTGTTGCTGAGCTTCttgttggagatgatgatggacTCAAGTAGTGACCGGGTCGGCGCAAACACGACAAACAAATCGTGGCCTGGGTGATCAGGCATTCACATCGGAGTTCCTATCGCCTTATCGCCGACGGCTGCAGGCTGATGAGGCGAAACCGTCAGTCAGAAAGAAAAGCTGTTCCGCTGCCTCCCGTGGTTTTTGTCAAGAGCAATGGCGACTACAACTTCCGAGAATTCATCCGACGCGGACCATTTGTGTGTCTTGGTTCACGGGTAAGCCTTCTCTCCTGGTTATCGAGCGAGGATGGTCCACTCACATGCTCCCTGTCTAGCCTCTGGGGCAACCCGTCGCATTTGGACTATGTGGCCTCCGCACTGAGGAAGCGACACGGCGATCAGCTCTACATCCTCAGCGCCAAAGGAAATAGCGGCAACTTGACATACGATGGGATCGAGACAGGTGGAGAGCGCCTGGCGCACGAGATCGAACAGACGCTGGACGACCTTTCCTCCAAGGGCCACAAGATTACAAAGTTCAGCATGGTCGGCTACTCTCTCGGAGGTCTGGTGGCGCGTTATGCGGTCGGCCTGCTGCATGCCCACGGCTGGTTGGACAAAATGGAGCCCATGAATTTTACGACTTTTGCATCGCCGCATGTTGGCGTGCGGATGCCGCTCAAGGGAATCGCTAACACCGTTTTTAATGTCATGGGTCCGGTGTCGGTCTCTACATCCGGACACCAGTTGTTCCTGGTCGATTCGTTCCGCGACACGGGCCGGCCGCTGCTCAGCGTTCTGGCCGACCCCGAAAGTATCTTCACAAAGGGGCTGGCGAAGTTTCAGAATCGCGCTGTCTACGCAAATATTCGCAACGACCGCTCTGTTATGTTCTACACGGCTGCACTATCCACGGTAGATCCATTCCAGGACTTCGAGAACACGAATGTCAACTACGTCGAGGGTTATGAGCAAGTGATCATTGACCCGGATGTCCACGTCCTGCCGCCCGCAAAGAAGGAACCGGAAAGCATAATGTCTCGGATATGGAATCGGACCAAGTCTTGGCTCATTTGGATACCTTTGTCCACGCTCATTCtacttcttctcccacttGCCTTGAttatcttcttcatcaatgcTGCTATTCAAACATTCCGCAGCCGGAAACGGATACGAAgccatggagaagggaagaatGGCGTGCTCTTTGGACGATATAAAGTTCCCGTGCTAGTCCAGAATGTCCAACACGCCGTGGAGGAAGTATTTGAGAATGTCAACGCTCGGCAAGCACCTGCCTATATCTCGGGCGAGGCTGGCCGttcagaagcagcagccgagAAAACAAAATCGCATATTCCCAGGCCAGGCAGCTCCGGACAATCAAACACGGAAACTGTCTCTGCCAGCGTTGACGGTTCTACGATCTGCCCGCCTCCCACCCTTGCATTAACGACCGAACAATTTGAGATCATTGAATCGCTCAACGCCGTGGGCTTCCGCAAATACCCTGTGCATATCCACAAACACCGACACTCTCACGCCGCCATCATTTTACGGATACCCAAGGATGCACATGCGGAGGGAAAACTTGTCATAAAGCACTGGCTGGATAATGAGTTCGCTGTATAATTAGAGAATACCTAATTCTCCACTCCTTAGTACTCTAGTGCTATACGACGGATGTTTGTATCCCATCTCGTTTGCAACGCATGGTCCGGTCACTGGTTTAAGACATGTGGCTCTAGAATCTGTCGGCTGTGGCTAGCGAGGGTTATATACTCAGGTCTACGCGATATATGTAAATAGTACTAGATCCCATCATACACGTTATTCCCGCTCCTCTAGAGGTACCTCATAAGCAACCCGACTCACCCCCTTCTGCCGACTAATCTTTCGAATCGTAACCGCTCCCACCAGGTTCGTGCTCGCCACATGTGTCCCACCACAGGGGTTATGATCAAGCCCCCCAATACTTGCGACACGAATCGGCCCATCTCGCGCGTCTTGCGTATCATCCGTCTGCAGGTCCGTAGCCTCAGACCAAGAAATCAGAATCGGAAGGTCCTGGCgcaccagctcgtcgaccTTTTCTTGGATGAGCGGTTTGTGCTCGTTATACAGGAGACCCTCGTACTCCATCGCCGCCTCGCGTGGCGCATGGTTCGCCTTGACTTTTTTCATCTCCGGAAAGAGAAGCTGCATCGCGACTCCGACGATATGTCCCGCCGAGTGCAGACGGGTATGATAGTTGCGCGTCGGAGCATCGATCTTCTGAACAACAGCTGCACCTGTGGTAAATGGGGACGAAGCGTGGGCGTCACCGATCAACTCGCCAAAATGCAAAATCTTGCCCTCGCGCGTCTTGCGAACGAGTGACACTTTGAACCGGCTGGGCTCGCTGTCTGCGGGCCCGATGATGCCAATGTCACTGGGCTGCCCGCCTCCTTGGGGGTAGAAGATCGTCCTGTG
Encoded proteins:
- a CDS encoding uncharacterized protein (ID:PFLUO_004571-T1.cds;~source:funannotate); this encodes MASATSFYDFEPADKKGTPYPLSSQKGKVVLVVNTASKCGFTPQFEGLEKLYQTLKTKYPDDFSVLGFPCNQFNSQDPGSNDDIQSFCQVNYGVTFPVLGKLDVNGESAAPVWKWMKEQKPGVMGYKPVKWNFEKFLISADGKVVARWATFTKPESLEDSIVKEIEKAKKEGTLASAQAQKGAEAAKLS
- a CDS encoding uncharacterized protein (ID:PFLUO_004572-T1.cds;~source:funannotate), with protein sequence MGSIVLPHLRTAWHVDQAILSEEERLVVIRFGRDHDRECIQQDEVLYKIAERVKNFAVIYLCDVDEVPDFNTMYELYDPMTIMFFYRNKHMMCDFGTGNNNKLNWVLEDKQELIDIIETIYKGAKKGRGLVISPKVKPVLDNVTTEILAQKQEVARLNAVANKHPFYKYNGVWSRELQNLVTSIELCSWLGGLQEYKAGSFMTIEEVGKFLEIPVNLKEQDAFHLTIEEYLLALIAMVEELSRLAVNSVTLGDYTRPLQIANFIKDLFAGFQLLNLKNDILRKRSDGIKYSLKKVEDVVYDLSLRNLIPKGSGVA
- a CDS encoding uncharacterized protein (ID:PFLUO_004573-T1.cds;~source:funannotate); protein product: MAPAAARGRKAQKVTKKFIINASQPASDKIFDVAAFEKFLHDRIKVEGRVGNLGDDVVISQAGDGKIEVVAHIPFSGRYLKYLTKKYLKKQQLRDWLRVVSTSKGVYELRFYNVVNDEGEEEEE
- a CDS encoding uncharacterized protein (ID:PFLUO_004574-T1.cds;~source:funannotate), producing the protein MLTKKAPATHTVRSAILKKLHSAMAGQNEKAAKDEDHSKQCFILTPDELVTMALDEEEKTARDNPEVYSNVIKLRIVKLTKMSKEDWIKEVMAHLNTRYYKIKPIEPSPQKANPLDTGLSSKEEISIARKLVTPLNGLEEFGYVTKTPTQTEIETSKKGVVKSKGWEKCDRCGGRFQAFPGRREDGVLAGGGQCTYHPSKPIYPPRKHTDHITGSSDSYFPCCGETMGTSPGCTKAKTHVFKVSEAKRLASILQFETTPSQPEKGTLDPVCFDCEMGYTTLGLELIRLTAISWPEGHDLLDVLVKPMGEVLDLNSRYSGVFPEHYASATPYTPDRSSSVEKQSKTPATSLQVVESPAAARTLLFQFLQPDTPLLGHAIDNDLNVCRIIHPTVIDTVLLYPHPRGRLPNRMSLKALARKFLGRDIQTGGERGHDPKEDSLATGDLVRVKVAEKWKRLKKEGWRFEGGRMVAPAALGPGAGQKRSSKDYT
- a CDS encoding uncharacterized protein (ID:PFLUO_004575-T1.cds;~source:funannotate); amino-acid sequence: MATTTSENSSDADHLCVLVHGLWGNPSHLDYVASALRKRHGDQLYILSAKGNSGNLTYDGIETGGERLAHEIEQTLDDLSSKGHKITKFSMVGYSLGGLVARYAVGLLHAHGWLDKMEPMNFTTFASPHVGVRMPLKGIANTVFNVMGPVSVSTSGHQLFLVDSFRDTGRPLLSVLADPESIFTKGLAKFQNRAVYANIRNDRSVMFYTAALSTVDPFQDFENTNVNYVEGYEQVIIDPDVHVLPPAKKEPESIMSRIWNRTKSWLIWIPLSTLILLLLPLALIIFFINAAIQTFRSRKRIRSHGEGKNGVLFGRYKVPVLVQNVQHAVEEVFENVNARQAPAYISGEAGRSEAAAEKTKSHIPRPGSSGQSNTETVSASVDGSTICPPPTLALTTEQFEIIESLNAVGFRKYPVHIHKHRHSHAAIILRIPKDAHAEGKLVIKHWLDNEFAV
- a CDS encoding uncharacterized protein (ID:PFLUO_004576-T1.cds;~source:funannotate) produces the protein MKTEAVYLHDSTLRTLNTEIESCQAISSLPENEQALAKNVAPEHSALTMHRTIFYPQGGGQPSDIGIIGPADSEPSRFKVSLVRKTREGKILHFGELIGDAHASSPFTTGAAVVQKIDAPTRNYHTRLHSAGHIVGVAMQLLFPEMKKVKANHAPREAAMEYEGLLYNEHKPLIQEKVDELVRQDLPILISWSEATDLQTDDTQDARDGPIRVASIGGLDHNPCGGTHVASTNLVGAVTIRKISRQKGVSRVAYEVPLEERE